The nucleotide window AAATGTTTCAAAGGTTGCTCAATTTCCATTTTGCATAGGGATTTTTGGACAGATAAGAGTTGTAAAAACGCACATCTCCCGTCACTTCCCTACCCAACCATGATGGTTTTTCGAACAAAGTCTCCTCTGTTGGGAGCTCAATCTCGGCAATTATGAGCCCTGAATTGTACCCCATGAACTCATCGACCTCAAAAAAAAGGGAAGAATTCGGGATGACATGTCGTTTTTTTTCAATAATTCCGGGTTCGCAAAGCGACATTAGCTCCCGTGCTTCTTCAACCGGAATCTCTTTTTCCCATTCGTAGCGGCTCACCCCCGATTGGTTGTTCTTTCCTTTTATTGTTATGAACGATTTGTCATCTTTAATTCGGATACGAACTGTTCTTTCGGGAACAGATGAAAGATAGCCCTGCATTATATAGGTAGTGCTGGTTATAAAGGGATGGAAATCTCCATTGACTAAAAACTTCCGTTCAATTTCGAGAGGCATAGTATAGTTGTTTTAATGTAGGATGGCAAAGATATAAAAAAGCTGTTAGAGCATTGGACAATTGCTCTTACTAAGTTATACTATATAATAAGGAGTGACCGAAACAAATTCTCTGTCGCATAAAGAGAGGAAAGATGAAATATGTTGTCCCGTTTAGTGTATTAGTTGAACCGATATTGATTAAGCATTTTCCAATGGAGAGCAATTTTGCCAGAGTTGATATAGACACGAGTAATGCCATAAAAGAAGAAGAGCGGCATGTACTTTATCCAAATACATGCCGCTCTCGAACCTGACAAAATAAAATTCCGATTTATGGATTGATTACTTTCTTCGTAACTGCGCCCTTATTGGTTACAATCTTCACCAGATACACTCCGGGGATAGATGGCAAATCGATTGACGTTTCATAGCCGTTTAGCTCTTTTTGCTTGCAGAGCTGCCCGGTTGGAGTGTAAACAAGAAGTTGTTTCATTACATCAAGACCGTATACAGCAATGTTAGTCTGGCTTTGAATAAATGTAATTCTGCTGTCAGTATTTTCACCAAGCGAGCCTGTCTTCTTTCTGAACACTAAAGCAAAATTGGGAACCGATGTTGCATCTGCGACTGAAAATGTATATGAAGACAAATTCAAATTAGTTAATGATCCGGAGTCATCTTTTATATAAACGACCAAAGTGGAGTCTTTCTCCGGCAATGTAATCGTATAATCGCCTTTGTCGGGGACACTAATCTGCAGAGGAATTTCTATCGAATTGCCTGTAAAAGGAAGCATATTAATACCGAGCCCCAGAGAACTGCCTTCAGCAAAGGTATTCATTACTATATTCGATCCGTTTGACGATGCTGACCAGTTTGGTGAGTCTTCAATTTCAACCTGAGCTGCATGCGCATTTGGATGGAACAACACATATGTATTCCCCGATTTATTATTCCCGGAGGCATGCAGATGAAACAACATTGGCTTGGCTATGTCGGATGTTACCTGCTCAACATCTGAAAAACTTTTTACCTTTAGAGGATTCGGACTGGATGCCAGTTGTTTAAATTGAATATTTCCAATATTGGCTCCGTTTTTAATAAAACATCCGGCAAAAGGAGCAAGTCCCCTGGTGTAAAAGCTAACCAGAGGTATTATGTCATAAGTATCGATGTCTGTATCATAAGTATAGACCCCTCCTCCATATGCGTTCACTGACGGATCCGTAGTACCGCTGCTATTTAATGGCCAATAATTACTGGTACTATACTCAATGGTAGCAATTTGAGGGAATGGATTGGATATAAAGTTCCAGCCCCAATCAAACCATGACGTATTCGCGTTTGTATCATATTCCAAAGTTCTGCTAAACACATCTCCTTTTGGAAATGTAACTGGTCCGCCAGAAGGGAAGATTACGATATTGCCATAATAAGGATCGCCTTCCACAATTTTATTGTTCAGTTGAAGCGCATACCCTGTTCCGCGGTGCATTGTACTGTTGGTCGTGTTCAATCGTGTTGTCCATGCACTTTTATTAGCTCCATAATCCGCTCTGGTTTTTTCAGTGTAGGGTTCTATCCTTGCAGTGTTTTCAATTATGGCACCATCTATATTATTGACATTAACATCATAGGGGACGCCAAAGAATGTCCAGGCCTGACTACCGTCGGTTCTTAGCTTCTTGAACTTGCGGATATAAAGTGCTTTGTTTGCTGTCAAAGAGCTTGAAGCTGCACAGGTTATTATTGGCGATGTTGTGTTATCGTCATATATAGTAAGGATCGATGGAGTAATTGTCCCTGAAATATTAAGTGTTGTGCCGGGATTAAGAAGAACTTCCGCATTATTCAAATCTGAGAGCGTGGATGTTACCGGTCCATTGGGATATTTTGTGATGGTAGTGGTGGAGCTTACCAGACTAACCGTATATCCATCCCATTTCTGAAAAGCGCCTATATCGATAGATGTGCCATTTTTTCGGATATTTCCATTTGCATCCACTGTCGTTGTATTAGAACTTGCCAATCCTTTCCCCAGACATGGAGAAATCAGCAGGAGAGAATAGTCTCCGTTTGCTGGATCCTTGAAATTGGGAGAACGGTGATACAGCTCAAAGTTATGAGTCGTTACTGTATTCGCATTCCAGATATTGCTTGTATAGCCACTGGCATAATTAGAACCGGCGGCACTGTAAGTTATATTTGGAAGAGTACCGGTTACGTTGTCCGAATTTTTCCACAGAACAGTATTGGTTACTGTTGCAGAAGCCGAACCTGAATTGATTCCAACGCCGGCATTATTGGCAATGGTGGCATTGATTAGGTTTGCATAATCAGCCATTGCAACTCCGACACCTCCATTATCCGCCACTAATACGTTATACGCAGAAGCATTTTTTGATGAAGATGTGCCTGTTAATAAATTCAATCCTCCACCTGAGTTAGATCTGATTTTGCAATTTTGAATTGTTGCATTGGAAGGAATAGTTGCCGCATAAGCTCCGGAAGGTGCATTTTTTATGTAAAATCCGTCCCAGACAGTTGCATTTGTAAATGAAGCAGATTCTGGAGCCAACACCTGACTGT belongs to Paludibacter jiangxiensis and includes:
- a CDS encoding CYTH domain-containing protein — its product is MPLEIERKFLVNGDFHPFITSTTYIMQGYLSSVPERTVRIRIKDDKSFITIKGKNNQSGVSRYEWEKEIPVEEARELMSLCEPGIIEKKRHVIPNSSLFFEVDEFMGYNSGLIIAEIELPTEETLFEKPSWLGREVTGDVRFYNSYLSKNPYAKWKLSNL